One window of Quercus robur chromosome 5, dhQueRobu3.1, whole genome shotgun sequence genomic DNA carries:
- the LOC126725316 gene encoding uncharacterized protein LOC126725316 isoform X3, translated as MGSNHQVEEDITNILEQHPNWKSVGMGGELETVFLMEENLVQEGNVMQKWLLIYAFQPVALAWSKWNMKRDSMIYVVMKFGLARISVFLLQRLQSLLVLTLT; from the exons ATGGGAAGCAACCACCAGGTAGAAGAAGATATTACAAACATCTTGGAACAACATCCCAACTGGAAGAGTGTGGGCATGGGAG GTGAACTTGAAACAGTGTTCCTCATGGAAGAAAATCTTGTGCAAGAGGGAAACGTCATGCaaaag TGGTTATTGATCTATGCATTCCAACCAGTTGCACTTGCTTGGAGTAAATGGAACATGAAGAGGGACTCTATGATCTACGTGGTAATGAAATTCGGGTTGGCTCGAATATCGGTTTTCTTGTTGCAGAG GTTACAAAGTCTTTTGGTTCTGACACTCACATAG
- the LOC126725316 gene encoding putative disease resistance protein At3g14460 isoform X1: MLCNLCNLQTLDISCCVKIRKLPQGMGKLIKLRHLLIDDCYGLSEPFPKGIGRLRSLRTLEKFIIGGINNVGECKLGEFKNLVHLKGSLEIGGLENVTDVQEADNAQLKNKIHLRKLRLRFGGRFGRVDNRRGENDELVLNALEPHPELESLWIYGYGGTGYPNWLISLTILKELELDSCDNLEQLPPLGKLRFLESLSIRASFSVKKVGVEFLGIESNRKKDEEMGSTSTSSLILFPNLKFLQFEDMKEWEEWDGIGGTMREEEAQESGVTITIMPRLQNLKIFNCPKLKSLPDFLPTTPLKTLEIWLSPILGECCQTLTEIGDQWPKISHVPNISSCK, translated from the coding sequence ATGTTGtgtaatttatgtaatttacaAACTTTGGATATTAGTTGTTGTGTTAAAATTAGGAAATTACCCCAAGGAATgggtaaattaattaaattaagacatCTTCTTATTGATGATTGTTATGGATTGAGCGAACCCTTTCCAAAAGGGATTGGGAGATTGAGATCTCTTAGAACATTAGAGAAATTCATAATAGGTGGTATAAACAATGTTGGGGAATGTAAACTTGGAGAGTTTAAGAATCTAGTCCACCTTAAAGGGTCTCTTGAGATAGGAGGCCTGGAAAACGTAACAGATGTACAAGAGGCTGATAATGCACAACTAAAAAATAAGATACACCTCCGTAAGTTGAGATTACGGTTTGGTGGGCGATTTGGGCGAGTTGATAATAGAAGAGGGGAGAATGATGAATTAGTTCTTAATGCGTTGGAGCCACATCCAGAGTTGGAGAGTTTATGGATTTATGGGTACGGGGGTACAGGGTATCCTAATTGGTTGATTTCTTTGACCATTTTGAAAGAGCTTGAGCTTGATTCGTGTGATAATTTAGAGCAATTGCCTCCTCTGGGGAAGCTGCGTTTCCTCGAATCATTATCTATACGGGCTTCCTTTAGTGTGAAAAAGGTGGGTGTTGAATTTTTGGGAATAGAATCCAATAGGAAGAAGGATGAGGAGATGggatcaacatcaacatcatcactTATCTTATTCCCTAATTTGAAATTTCTCCAATTTGAGGATATGAAAGAGTGGGAAGAATGGGATGGGATTGGAGGAAcaatgagagaagaagaagcacaaGAAAGTGGTGTTACTATCACTATTATGCCACGTCTtcagaatttgaaaatttttaattgccCCAAGCTGAAGTCACTGCCAGACTTCCTTCCTACAACTCCATTGAAGACATTGGAGATCTGGTTGAGTCCAATTCTCGGTGAATGTTGCCAAACACTAACAGAGATAGGAGATCAATGGCCCAAGATTTCTCATGTACCCAACATCAGCAGTTGTAAATGA
- the LOC126727922 gene encoding putative disease resistance protein RGA3 — translation MDDVWSEKPNDWEPFELALKCGAQGSRILITTRKEGVAKMVNSAYTINLEVLSDEDSWLICSQMASVDKDDEQLGKLGRELANKCKGLPLAAKILGSVMGSQRSRQKWKTILDSNLWELEDVQNGVLGPLLFSYNELPSPIKQCFLYCANFPKDYLFSRNELVYQWMAQGYCGSKSNMEDMGERYFEKLVMHSFFQDFEKDDNDDDKIIRCKMHDMVHDFVLSMTTNECFTIDVDKVLGIDWKSARHLTLEFNKETQFPVSIYNAKNLRTLFLQTHFFERSSMVFSSDLFQHLTCLRSLNLKDSSFEKVPNEVEKLKHLRLLN, via the exons ATGG ATGATGTGTGGTctgaaaaacccaatgattgggaGCCATTCGAACTTGCACTCAAATGTGGCGCTCAAGGTAGTAGAATTTTGATCACCACACGTAAGGAGGGAGTTGCAAAGATGGTAAATAGTGCTTATACCATCAATTTGGAGGTACTGTCTGATGAAGACAGCTGGTTGATATGCAGTCAAATGGCATCTGTTGACAAAGACGATGAGCAACTAGGAAAACTTGGTCGAGAACTAGCAAATAAGTGTAAGGGCTTGCCACTAGCTGCAAAGATTCTAGGGAGTGTCATGGGCAGCCAAAGAAGTAGGCAAAAATGGAAGACTATTTTGGACAGTAATTTATGGGAATTAGAAGATGTTCAAAATGGTGTTTTAGGACcattattatttagttataatgAATTGCCGTCACCAATAAAGCAATGCTTCTTGTATTGTGCTAACTTTCCAAAGGATTATCTCTTTTCTAGAAATGAGTTGGTCTACCAATGGATGGCACAAGGATATTGTGGCTCAAAATCTAATATGGAGGATATGGGAGAAAGGTACTTTGAAAAATTAGTTATGCACTCATTCTTCCAAGATTTTGAGAAAGACgacaatgatgatgataagATAATAAGATGCAAAATGCATGATATGGTGCATGACTTTGTCCTATCAATGACAACAAATGAATGCTTCACAATTGATGTTGACAAAGTGTTGGGGATAGATTGGAAGAGTGCTCGCCATTTGACATTAGAATTTAATAAGGAAACACAATTTCCAGTATCTATCTATAATGCAAAAAATCTACGGACTCTTTTTctacaaactcatttttttgaaagatCAAGCATGGTCTTCTCATCTGATTTATTCCAGCATTTGACATGTCTCCGGTCATTGAATTTGAAAGATAGTTCCTTTGAGAAAGTTCCAAATGAAgtggaaaaattaaaacatttaagATTGCTCAATTGA
- the LOC126725315 gene encoding uncharacterized protein LOC126725315: MEKRKTHCTNKRGDSKNAKYLEGTTSRLNEIHHMNARCNEIGADVESSSGSNNIKLLCGHPNSSEQIVFKVVPGFSVDKQFYNLDSSLHDKHYILRQNHQKRSILTHNKYNFTLKEWLERNTDNWCPIYRKWKVDRPTEETKKLIQCILHAVYDSHSKGIFHGFLHHPENFCIVRNHKKIKLVYLVYDNMKPKTFTNDIRQNDMLAMSNVIFEQILGGRSGKKYPEDLEDLCRLLSDDKSLRNWTVIVDHPSLWHWKIRFNYIERVWMQYRHADKILKEKMNDCLRKFRGYDWKNKIPSNTPLERIFNHNYYRSTPHELFRYIRVVRFHYMDHRIDPQTEADYLEEQFIEHKTTEVCELLLVNLHSMVCQLGIEI; this comes from the coding sequence ATGGAGAAGCGAAAGACGCATTGTACGAACAAAAGGGGAGAttccaaaaatgcaaaatatttgGAAGGAACGACCTCTAGGTTGAATGAGATACATCATATGAATGCAAGGTGCAATGAAATTGGTGCTGATGTGGAATCATCTTCTGGGTCAAATAACATTAAACTTCTATGTGGCCATCCTAATTCATCAGAGCAGATTGTTTTCAAGGTGGTACCAGGGTTTAGTGTTGATAAACAGTTTTATAATTTGGATTCTTCCTTGCACGACAAGCATTATATTCTGAGGCAGAATCACCAAAAGCGTTCTATTCTCACTCATAACAAATATAACTTTACACTAAAAGAGTGGTTGGAGCGCAATACAGATAATTGGTGTCCGATTTATCGAAAGTGGAAAGTTGACCGACCAACCGAAGAGACAAAGAAACTTATACAATGTATTCTCCATGCGGTTTATGATTCTCATTCTAAGGGCATCTTTCATGGCTTCTTGCACCACCCTGAGAATTTTTGCATCGTGCGTAACCACAAGAAGATTAAACTTGTGTACCTTGTATATGACAATATGAAACCAAAAACATTCACAAATGACATACGTCAAAATGACATGTTAGCCATGTCAAATGTGATTTTTGAACAAATTCTTGGAGGTAGGAGTGGAAAGAAGTACCCAGAAGATTTGGAAGATCTATGCAGATTGCTTTCTGATGATAAGAGTTTACGAAATTGGACAGTTATTGTTGACCACCCGTCCCTGTGGCATTGGAAGATAAGATTTAATTACATTGAGCGTGTCTGGATGCAATATCGTCATGCTGATAAAATCCTCAAGGAAAAAATGAATGACTGTCTCAGAAAATTTCGTGGCTACGAttggaaaaacaaaattccTTCTAATACTCCCCTTGAAAGGATATTCAATCATAATTATTACAGATCAACGCCACATGAACTCTTCCGATATATTAGGGTTGTTCGTTTCCATTATATGGATCATAGAATTGATCCACAAACGGAGGCAGACTACTTGGAGGAGcaatttattgaacataaaacTACTGAGGTTTGCGAACTCCTTCTAGTGAACTTGCACAGCATGGTATgccaattgggtattgagatCTAA